TGTCAGATGCTGCACTCAGGTGTGGTCACGATCTCAGGAAAAACGGCCACTGCGCGCTGGATCCTATCGGAAAGTGCTGGCAGTCACGACGGATCTTGTTATCAAAGCCTGGCAACCTACGATGATCGGCTTGTTTATGAAACGGGAAAGTGGTTGTTCCGGGAGCGATCCTGCACATTTCTAAATATTTCCCACGCCAGCGATCAAAATCTTCTGACAGATAACGAAGGTAATTAATATCGACCTTAGAACATAAATCCGTACATGGAAGTCGTGTACGGATTTACCCCATCTTTTAAATCAGCACAATATTGACGTAGTTTATGTAATTGCCTGGTTTAAATGATCAGGACTTCGCTGACTGGATGCTCTATGCATCAATAAAGGAATCCTCTATACCTATTATAAAAATTACTTAGGTAAACAAACCAATCTCCGTAAATCAAATCTGTATGACTTCAAATATGCCTGAATGGAATGATTTCTATGTAGCCACTGCGGGTGCAGCGGCAGCGCTGACGGGATTAATATTTGTTGGAATTTCCATCAACCTCACACAAATCTTATCATTTCCGCTTCTTATTCTCAAGGCATCAGTAGCTTTAATTTTATTGGTATCCATCTTGATCTTTTCAGTTCTTTTGCTCGTTCCCAACCAAAGACATAACTTAATAGGTTACGAACTTTTAGGATTTGGGTTGCTTGTTTGCGTTATGGTGACCAGGGCTGATCTGAAAATATATCTGAAAGCATTAAAGGAATTTAAACGCGTATATCT
The nucleotide sequence above comes from Dyadobacter subterraneus. Encoded proteins:
- a CDS encoding nuclear transport factor 2 family protein, which gives rise to MNSIEERLKILEDENLIRALAASFADICTSGDAKRFTSLWTEDGVWLLSAPLIIESRGRDSISKLFSTLTVGKRFFCQMLHSGVVTISGKTATARWILSESAGSHDGSCYQSLATYDDRLVYETGKWLFRERSCTFLNISHASDQNLLTDNEGN